From the Thermococcus sp. 18S1 genome, one window contains:
- a CDS encoding 5-oxoprolinase subunit PxpA, whose amino-acid sequence MKVDLNSDLGESFGRYKLGLDEEVMNYITSANVATGWHAGDPIVMRMTVRLAKEKGVAVGAHPGYPDLLGFGRRYMKLSPEEARNYILYQIGALYAFTRAEGIELQHVKPHGALYNALVKEEELARAVIEGIADFDRNLIFVALSGSRPAEIAEEMGVKVAHEVFADRAYNPDGTLVPRSKPGAVIHEEEAIAERVVSMVKDGGVRAINGEWVELRADSICVHGDNPKAVEIAARIRRVLEEEGVRVVPMREIVR is encoded by the coding sequence ATGAAGGTTGACCTGAACTCGGACCTCGGCGAGAGCTTCGGCCGTTACAAGCTCGGCCTCGACGAGGAGGTCATGAACTACATCACGAGCGCCAACGTCGCCACCGGCTGGCACGCCGGTGACCCGATAGTCATGAGAATGACGGTCAGGCTCGCGAAGGAGAAGGGCGTTGCCGTTGGGGCGCACCCCGGCTACCCGGATCTGCTCGGCTTCGGGAGGAGGTACATGAAGCTCTCACCGGAGGAAGCTCGCAATTACATCCTCTACCAGATCGGCGCCCTCTACGCCTTCACAAGGGCGGAGGGAATCGAGCTCCAGCACGTCAAGCCCCACGGGGCGCTCTACAACGCCCTCGTGAAGGAGGAAGAACTCGCAAGAGCTGTGATAGAGGGAATAGCGGACTTCGATAGGAACCTGATATTCGTGGCCCTCTCCGGCTCAAGGCCGGCTGAAATAGCAGAAGAGATGGGGGTTAAGGTAGCCCACGAGGTCTTCGCGGACAGGGCCTACAACCCCGACGGAACCCTCGTCCCCCGCTCGAAGCCGGGAGCGGTCATACATGAGGAGGAAGCGATAGCCGAGCGCGTGGTCTCGATGGTCAAGGACGGTGGAGTCAGGGCAATAAACGGGGAGTGGGTCGAGCTGAGGGCTGACTCCATCTGCGTCCACGGAGACAACCCGAAGGCCGTCGAAATTGCAGCGCGGATAAGGAGGGTCCTTGAGGAGGAGGGCGTTAGGGTAGTGCCGATGAGGGAGATCGTGCGGTGA
- a CDS encoding type II toxin-antitoxin system VapC family toxin — protein MKVQVIDAAVFIQGFDVEGVTTPKVVEEVKDPESKLFLEGLISAGKVRVLSPSRESVEAVREAARKTGELGELSEADIEILALAYELGGVLFTDDYNLQNIAKTLGIEFRTLKRGIKRVIRWNYVCIGCGKRFSEMPPEGICPDCGSPVRLIPKKKRRRKRPGRARRS, from the coding sequence ATGAAGGTTCAGGTCATCGATGCGGCGGTCTTCATTCAGGGGTTCGATGTGGAGGGCGTTACGACGCCGAAGGTCGTCGAAGAGGTGAAGGACCCGGAGTCGAAGCTTTTTCTGGAGGGACTGATAAGCGCCGGAAAGGTGAGGGTTCTCTCCCCATCCCGGGAGAGCGTTGAAGCTGTAAGGGAAGCGGCCAGAAAGACGGGCGAGCTGGGAGAGTTAAGCGAGGCAGACATCGAGATTCTCGCCCTCGCGTACGAGCTTGGGGGAGTTCTCTTCACCGACGACTACAACCTGCAGAACATAGCGAAAACCCTCGGGATAGAGTTCAGAACTCTGAAGCGCGGGATAAAGCGAGTCATTCGCTGGAACTACGTCTGCATCGGCTGCGGGAAGCGTTTCTCAGAGATGCCGCCGGAGGGAATCTGCCCGGATTGCGGCAGTCCTGTGAGGCTGATACCGAAGAAGAAGCGCCGGAGAAAACGCCCCGGACGGGCTCGGCGCTCATAG
- a CDS encoding DNA-3-methyladenine glycosylase, with protein sequence MAEIDLRKTTHEMIRNGTWKFEDGVFYQAFESGIAGYDGGDFILPDSWGRGERRSAKEKLSFVLGLETDLDSFYAEISDSPFSFLIDEFHGLTVPASPGTYQALVETIAQQQVSFEFAQRTIANLVKLAGRQVGDLHAFPTPERIASLGEEELKGAKLGYRAGYIKSLTELYLAKKLDLELWDWGVDEAIRYLTKFRGIGKWSAELFLAYGLRKNVYPAGDLGLRRGIAKIFGKRVKEVQEKDVRELIEPYGKWKGLLAFYILCYDRKTEMERKRK encoded by the coding sequence ATGGCTGAGATTGACCTGAGGAAGACCACGCACGAGATGATACGCAACGGAACGTGGAAGTTCGAAGACGGTGTTTTCTACCAGGCTTTTGAGAGCGGTATCGCCGGCTACGATGGAGGGGACTTCATTCTTCCCGATTCGTGGGGCAGAGGGGAAAGGAGGTCCGCGAAGGAAAAGCTGTCCTTTGTCCTCGGTCTCGAAACCGATCTGGATTCCTTCTACGCCGAGATAAGCGATTCCCCGTTTTCCTTTCTGATTGACGAGTTCCATGGCCTCACCGTTCCCGCCTCACCGGGCACGTACCAGGCGTTGGTTGAAACGATAGCCCAGCAGCAGGTCAGCTTCGAATTCGCCCAGAGAACTATCGCGAACCTCGTGAAGCTCGCGGGCAGGCAGGTGGGGGACTTACACGCATTTCCCACCCCCGAGAGGATAGCGTCCCTAGGCGAGGAGGAGCTGAAAGGGGCCAAGCTCGGCTATAGAGCGGGCTACATAAAGTCCCTGACGGAGCTTTATCTTGCCAAAAAGCTCGACCTTGAACTCTGGGACTGGGGCGTTGATGAGGCCATCAGGTACCTCACAAAGTTTCGGGGCATAGGAAAGTGGAGCGCCGAGCTTTTCCTCGCGTATGGTCTTAGAAAGAACGTTTATCCCGCAGGAGACCTCGGGCTCAGGAGAGGGATAGCGAAGATTTTTGGGAAGCGCGTTAAGGAAGTACAGGAGAAAGATGTGAGGGAGCTTATAGAACCCTACGGGAAGTGGAAGGGGCTTCTGGCGTTCTATATCCTCTGCTACGACAGAAAGACCGAGATGGAGAGGAAGCGAAAATGA
- a CDS encoding nodulation protein NfeD, translating into MRPKVALAALVLFVVLVLQPGVHAQRNTVYVAKVDGMITGYTVDQFDRYISRAEDANASAIIIELNTPGGRADAMQEIVTRIENARVPVIIYVYPSGGMAASAGTYIALSSHLIAMAPGTVIGACRPILGYGQNGSIVEAPPKITNFYVAYLRELARMSGRNETLAAEFITEDRSVTPEEAMKYGVIEVIATDLDDLLQKADGMETKMPVKGRGKVVLHIKNADVVYLEPSFRDTVVKYITDPTIAYLLLNIGFIGLIFGFLTPGWHVPETIGAILLVLGLIGLGYFGYRSAGLILIVLAMIFFIAEALTPTFGLFTVAGVVTFVIGGILLFSGTGAGGEYLVTGETYSVLRIAILVMAILLGLFFLFGAATVVRAHRKKPEAGKEELIGEVGKVVEDVDPEGVVKLHGELWKAESRDGSKIPVGEKAKVVEVRGLTLIVEKVGGVKEGE; encoded by the coding sequence ATGCGACCCAAGGTTGCGCTGGCGGCGCTGGTGCTCTTCGTAGTGCTCGTTCTTCAGCCGGGAGTGCACGCACAGAGGAACACGGTTTACGTTGCAAAGGTTGATGGAATGATAACCGGCTATACAGTTGACCAGTTCGACAGATACATAAGCAGGGCAGAGGATGCGAATGCCTCCGCAATAATCATCGAGCTGAACACCCCCGGCGGCAGGGCCGACGCCATGCAGGAGATAGTAACGCGGATCGAGAACGCCAGGGTTCCGGTTATCATCTACGTCTACCCCTCGGGCGGAATGGCAGCATCCGCGGGAACGTACATCGCCCTGAGTTCTCACCTCATCGCAATGGCCCCGGGGACCGTGATAGGGGCCTGCCGACCGATACTAGGCTACGGACAGAACGGGAGCATAGTGGAGGCGCCGCCGAAGATAACCAACTTCTACGTGGCCTACCTCCGCGAGCTGGCCCGGATGAGCGGCAGGAACGAGACGCTCGCGGCGGAGTTTATAACCGAGGACAGGAGCGTAACCCCCGAGGAGGCCATGAAGTACGGGGTCATTGAGGTTATAGCAACCGACCTTGACGACCTGCTCCAGAAAGCCGACGGTATGGAGACAAAGATGCCCGTCAAAGGCAGGGGGAAGGTAGTGCTGCACATCAAAAACGCAGACGTGGTTTACCTGGAGCCATCATTCAGGGACACGGTCGTGAAGTACATAACCGACCCAACCATAGCGTACCTGCTTCTGAACATAGGATTCATAGGGCTGATATTCGGCTTTTTAACCCCCGGCTGGCACGTGCCGGAAACCATAGGGGCAATACTCCTGGTGCTCGGCCTCATCGGACTGGGCTACTTCGGATACCGCAGCGCGGGCCTGATACTCATAGTCCTGGCGATGATATTCTTCATAGCCGAGGCGCTGACGCCGACCTTCGGCCTGTTCACAGTCGCGGGGGTTGTAACCTTCGTCATAGGGGGCATTCTGCTCTTCAGCGGAACCGGAGCTGGAGGTGAGTACTTGGTGACCGGTGAGACGTACTCGGTACTGCGTATAGCGATACTGGTAATGGCAATACTGCTCGGGCTGTTCTTCCTCTTCGGTGCGGCCACCGTGGTCAGGGCCCACAGGAAAAAACCCGAGGCGGGGAAGGAGGAGCTCATTGGGGAAGTTGGAAAGGTCGTGGAAGACGTCGACCCCGAGGGCGTCGTCAAGCTTCACGGCGAGCTCTGGAAAGCGGAGAGCAGGGATGGAAGCAAGATTCCAGTCGGGGAGAAGGCCAAAGTTGTTGAAGTCAGAGGATTAACCCTCATTGTCGAAAAAGTTGGGGGAGTAAAGGAGGGAGAATGA
- a CDS encoding slipin family protein yields MAITASTVVISIVLLFVLIILATAIKIVKEYERAVIFRLGRVVGARGPGLFFIIPIFEKAVIVDLRTRVLDVPVQETITKDNVPVRVNAVVYFRVVEPVKAVTQVANYIMATSQIAQTTLRSVIGQAHLDELLSEREKLNLQLQKIIDEATDPWGIKVSTVEIKDVELPSGMQRAMARQAEAERERRARITLAEAERQAAEKLRDAAEIVSQHPMALQLRTLQTISDVASDKSNVIILPLPMEMLKLFRSLADTAEMARVKLEKEVQEKLEAEARAKAGEE; encoded by the coding sequence ATGGCCATAACGGCAAGTACCGTGGTTATTTCGATTGTTTTGTTGTTTGTTTTGATTATACTGGCGACGGCGATAAAGATAGTCAAGGAGTACGAGAGGGCGGTTATATTCCGCCTCGGTAGGGTCGTGGGAGCAAGGGGTCCCGGACTGTTCTTCATCATTCCGATATTCGAGAAGGCGGTCATAGTGGACCTCCGTACGCGCGTCCTCGACGTGCCGGTGCAGGAGACCATAACCAAGGACAACGTTCCAGTAAGGGTCAACGCGGTCGTTTACTTCCGCGTGGTTGAGCCTGTCAAGGCGGTTACCCAGGTGGCGAACTACATAATGGCCACCAGCCAGATTGCCCAAACGACCCTGAGGAGCGTCATCGGCCAGGCACACCTCGACGAGCTGCTGAGCGAAAGGGAGAAACTTAACCTTCAGCTCCAGAAAATCATCGACGAGGCCACGGATCCATGGGGAATAAAGGTCAGCACGGTTGAGATCAAGGACGTTGAGCTGCCGAGCGGCATGCAGAGGGCCATGGCCAGGCAGGCCGAGGCAGAGCGTGAGAGGAGGGCCAGGATAACCCTGGCGGAGGCGGAGCGCCAGGCCGCCGAGAAGCTCCGCGACGCCGCCGAGATAGTGTCCCAGCACCCGATGGCCCTTCAGCTCAGGACTCTCCAGACCATAAGCGATGTTGCCAGCGACAAGAGCAACGTGATCATCCTGCCGCTCCCGATGGAGATGCTCAAGCTCTTCAGGAGTCTGGCGGACACCGCGGAGATGGCCAGGGTAAAGCTTGAAAAGGAAGTCCAGGAGAAGCTGGAGGCCGAGGCCAGGGCAAAGGCCGGGGAGGAGTGA
- the minD gene encoding cell division ATPase MinD, with the protein MEGRSIVFASGKGGTGKTTTVANLGVALAQFGKEVILLDADITMANLSLVLGMEDIPITLHDVLAGEADLKDAIYEGPAGVKVIPGGLSLEKIKKAKPEKLRQLIREIGQMADFVLIDAPAGLEMTSVTALLIGKELIIVTNPEISAITDSLKTKLIAEKLGTLPLGAILNRVTNEKTELTQEEIEAILEVPVLAVIPEDPEVKRASAYGVPLVIKNPTSPSAIAIKQLAAKLAGIKWQAPEPESPIKRVFKALFGGKK; encoded by the coding sequence TTGGAAGGCCGTTCAATTGTTTTTGCATCTGGAAAAGGTGGAACTGGTAAAACAACGACGGTTGCAAACCTGGGTGTTGCTCTGGCCCAGTTTGGAAAGGAGGTCATTCTGCTGGACGCGGACATCACGATGGCGAACCTGAGCCTCGTCCTTGGAATGGAGGACATTCCAATAACCCTCCACGACGTTCTTGCGGGCGAGGCGGACCTCAAGGACGCCATCTACGAGGGTCCAGCAGGAGTCAAGGTCATACCGGGAGGACTGAGCCTGGAGAAGATAAAGAAGGCCAAGCCGGAAAAGCTCAGGCAGCTCATCAGGGAGATAGGCCAGATGGCGGATTTCGTCCTCATCGATGCCCCCGCTGGTCTCGAGATGACATCCGTTACGGCACTCCTCATTGGTAAGGAGCTCATAATCGTTACCAACCCCGAGATATCCGCCATCACGGACTCCCTCAAAACCAAGCTCATAGCTGAGAAGCTCGGAACGCTTCCCCTCGGAGCCATACTCAACAGGGTCACCAACGAGAAGACCGAGCTCACCCAGGAGGAGATCGAGGCCATCCTCGAGGTCCCTGTTCTGGCGGTAATACCCGAGGACCCCGAAGTCAAGCGCGCAAGCGCCTACGGTGTTCCCCTGGTAATCAAGAACCCGACCAGCCCATCGGCAATAGCCATTAAGCAGCTCGCGGCCAAACTCGCGGGAATCAAGTGGCAGGCACCGGAGCCGGAGAGCCCCATCAAGAGGGTCTTCAAAGCACTCTTCGGGGGGAAGAAGTGA
- a CDS encoding AMP phosphorylase — protein MKAKVRILDVYSGRYSVFINEKEAMRAKLHPDDLVKLEAGKKTVYGSVVISGLVKEGEIGISRDILQLHSFSEGETVTVIPSGTPESVRYIKKKMNGGKLRKVEIETIIKDIVDRKLRDIEISSFVTSLEINGLDMDEIAALTIAMAETGDMLDIDRKPIMDVHSIGGVPGNKTNILVVPIVAAAGLTIPKTSSRAITSAAGTADVVEVFADVSFSLDEIKRIVEKIGACMVWGGALNLAPADDITIKSERALSIDPTGLMLASIMSKKYAMGSQYVLIDIPTGKGVKVESVDQARALARDFIELGKRLGQYVEVAITYGGQPIGHTVGPALEAREALQALMAGTGPGSLIEKATGLAGVLLEMGGVAPAGMGKKMAREILESGKAYQKMREIIEEQGGNPDIKPEDIPVGDKTYTFTAPTSGYITAIDNKAITGIARAAGAPEDKGAGIELYVKVGEKVKEGDPLFTIHAESEARLDQAIVFARRAEPIRIEGMVLQRIGNI, from the coding sequence GTGAAGGCTAAGGTCAGGATACTGGATGTGTACAGCGGGAGGTACTCGGTTTTCATAAACGAGAAGGAGGCCATGAGGGCCAAGCTTCACCCGGATGATCTTGTAAAGCTTGAGGCGGGCAAGAAGACGGTTTACGGCAGCGTGGTCATAAGCGGTCTTGTCAAGGAGGGAGAGATTGGAATAAGCAGGGACATCCTTCAGCTCCACAGCTTCTCCGAGGGTGAGACCGTTACTGTCATCCCGAGCGGCACACCCGAGAGCGTCCGCTACATAAAGAAGAAGATGAACGGAGGAAAGCTCCGGAAGGTGGAGATAGAGACGATAATCAAGGACATCGTTGACAGGAAGCTCCGCGACATTGAGATAAGCTCATTCGTCACCTCGCTCGAGATAAACGGCCTCGATATGGACGAGATAGCCGCACTAACGATAGCAATGGCCGAGACGGGCGACATGCTCGACATAGACAGAAAGCCGATAATGGACGTCCACAGCATTGGAGGCGTCCCCGGCAACAAGACAAACATCCTCGTCGTGCCCATCGTTGCCGCCGCCGGCCTCACCATCCCGAAGACCAGTTCCCGTGCAATAACCAGCGCGGCCGGAACGGCGGACGTCGTGGAGGTCTTTGCGGACGTCAGCTTCTCCCTCGATGAGATAAAGCGCATCGTGGAGAAGATAGGCGCATGTATGGTCTGGGGAGGAGCGCTTAACCTCGCCCCGGCCGACGACATAACCATCAAATCTGAGCGCGCCCTCAGCATCGACCCGACCGGCCTGATGCTGGCCAGCATAATGTCAAAGAAGTACGCCATGGGCAGCCAGTACGTCCTCATCGACATTCCCACCGGCAAGGGCGTCAAGGTCGAGAGTGTGGACCAGGCCAGGGCCCTGGCGAGGGACTTCATTGAGCTGGGCAAGAGGCTCGGTCAGTACGTCGAGGTGGCCATAACCTACGGCGGCCAGCCGATTGGACACACCGTCGGCCCGGCCCTCGAGGCGAGGGAGGCACTCCAGGCCCTCATGGCCGGCACCGGTCCAGGCAGCCTTATAGAGAAGGCCACCGGGCTCGCCGGAGTCCTCCTGGAGATGGGCGGTGTTGCACCGGCCGGAATGGGCAAGAAGATGGCGCGCGAGATACTCGAGAGCGGAAAGGCATACCAGAAGATGCGCGAGATAATAGAGGAGCAGGGAGGCAACCCGGACATCAAGCCGGAGGACATCCCCGTTGGCGACAAGACCTACACGTTCACTGCACCGACGAGCGGCTACATCACCGCCATAGACAACAAGGCCATCACGGGAATAGCCAGGGCCGCCGGGGCGCCGGAGGACAAAGGCGCAGGAATCGAGCTGTACGTCAAGGTTGGGGAGAAGGTCAAGGAGGGCGACCCGCTCTTCACAATTCACGCGGAGAGCGAGGCCAGGCTCGACCAGGCGATAGTCTTTGCAAGGAGGGCCGAGCCCATAAGAATAGAGGGGATGGTCCTTCAGAGGATAGGCAACATCTGA
- a CDS encoding DUF2095 family protein encodes MDEKKKKKPADDFAWQEYEREEFEQTFPALARELEGEGVPIEAYRTNEEEDSTEREEMDFSGYNPTVIDFLRRCSTDDEALEIINWMEERGEITHEMAKELRITLVEKGVRAFGSKKEWGWYERHRKRE; translated from the coding sequence ATGGACGAAAAGAAAAAGAAGAAACCTGCAGACGACTTCGCCTGGCAGGAGTATGAGAGGGAGGAGTTTGAACAGACCTTTCCGGCCCTTGCGAGGGAGCTCGAGGGGGAGGGTGTTCCGATAGAGGCCTACCGCACCAACGAGGAGGAAGACTCCACAGAACGGGAGGAAATGGACTTCTCCGGCTACAATCCCACGGTTATCGATTTCCTCAGAAGATGCAGCACTGATGACGAGGCGCTTGAGATAATAAACTGGATGGAGGAGCGCGGTGAGATAACCCACGAGATGGCCAAGGAGCTCAGAATAACCCTGGTCGAGAAGGGGGTCAGGGCCTTCGGTTCCAAGAAGGAGTGGGGCTGGTACGAGAGGCACAGGAAGCGGGAGTAG
- a CDS encoding DUF123 domain-containing protein, translating to MRGSYLLVVLLEKDKTIKTKGREFRLMRGHYVYVGSAMNSLEKRVARHFSEHKKLHWHIDFLLKDAQLLRAYLIPSEERLEEKLSLEVAKYGEPVEGFGAGDVRVSTNLYRFDREPDETLTAILSGLGLEWKRVKSREEVIEFGGRK from the coding sequence ATGAGAGGGTCATACCTCCTCGTAGTCCTGCTGGAGAAAGATAAAACCATCAAAACCAAGGGGCGGGAGTTCCGTCTAATGCGGGGCCACTACGTGTACGTCGGCTCGGCGATGAATTCCCTTGAAAAACGCGTTGCCAGACATTTCAGCGAGCACAAGAAGCTCCACTGGCATATAGACTTCCTCCTGAAGGATGCCCAGCTCCTGAGGGCGTACCTTATTCCCAGTGAGGAGCGGCTGGAGGAAAAGCTCTCGCTGGAGGTGGCAAAGTACGGGGAGCCCGTCGAGGGATTCGGCGCGGGGGATGTTAGGGTCAGTACCAACCTTTATCGCTTTGATAGGGAACCGGATGAGACTCTCACCGCCATTCTAAGCGGACTCGGGCTGGAGTGGAAAAGGGTTAAAAGCAGGGAGGAAGTTATAGAGTTCGGTGGGAGAAAATGA
- a CDS encoding geranylgeranylglyceryl/heptaprenylglyceryl phosphate synthase, whose protein sequence is MRLQLGKVETYIHEKIETEKLHFVLLDPDDVTPEEAARIAEMSEEVGVDAIMIGGSTGAEGDVLDDVVRAIKESSSLPTILFPGSHGGISRHADAIFFMSLLNSTNPFFITGSQALGAFTVKRYGIEPIPMAYLIVEPGETVGWVGDAKPIPRHKPKIAAAYALAGQYLGMRLVYLEAGSGAPQPVPPEMIALVKRVIDVPLIVGGGIRSAEQARAAVRAGADIIVTGTAIEKAGSLEKAREKLVELNRGIKG, encoded by the coding sequence ATGAGACTCCAGCTCGGAAAGGTCGAGACGTACATTCACGAGAAGATTGAGACCGAAAAGCTTCACTTCGTTCTCCTCGATCCCGATGACGTGACGCCCGAGGAAGCCGCCAGGATAGCCGAGATGAGCGAGGAGGTAGGGGTAGATGCGATAATGATAGGCGGCTCGACGGGGGCGGAGGGGGACGTCCTCGATGACGTCGTGCGGGCGATAAAAGAATCCTCAAGCCTGCCGACGATACTGTTTCCCGGTTCCCACGGGGGAATAAGCAGGCACGCCGATGCCATATTCTTCATGAGCCTGCTCAATTCGACCAACCCATTCTTCATAACCGGCTCCCAGGCCCTGGGGGCGTTCACGGTCAAGCGCTACGGCATAGAACCGATACCAATGGCGTACCTCATAGTCGAGCCCGGAGAGACCGTCGGCTGGGTCGGAGATGCCAAGCCCATCCCGCGCCACAAGCCCAAGATCGCCGCAGCCTACGCCCTGGCGGGCCAGTACCTCGGAATGCGCCTGGTGTACCTCGAGGCAGGAAGCGGGGCGCCTCAGCCCGTTCCCCCCGAGATGATAGCGCTCGTGAAGCGCGTTATAGACGTTCCGCTCATCGTCGGCGGCGGCATAAGGAGTGCGGAGCAGGCGCGGGCGGCCGTGAGGGCCGGCGCCGACATAATCGTCACGGGAACCGCGATAGAAAAGGCCGGCTCTCTGGAGAAAGCCCGGGAAAAGCTGGTGGAGCTGAACAGGGGAATAAAGGGATGA
- a CDS encoding DEAD/DEAH box helicase, with product MSFESLGLSEATLVAVRQKGFSSPTDIQREVIPRLLSGDVDIIGQSQTGTGKTAAFALPIIEAIDPKIKAVQAIILTPTRELALQVSDEIKSLRGRKRVYVYAVYGGQPIGPQIRALERGTHVVVGTPGRVLDHIRRGTLDLSSVKFFILDEADRMLDMGFIDDIEAIFRETPRKKRVLMFSATMPPEIKRLARRYMGDYEVISVSSDELVPEMVDQEYIEVVPARKLTMLRKILDGTGDFYGIVFCATKRETRELSEKLRRAGYSAEALNGDMSQAARERTFWRFKTKRTRILVATDVAARGLDVQDINYVVNYSLPMTAEDYVHRIGRTGRMGKKGRAVTFIMPGEFRRLRYIAQTAGVEIRKSELSEEIPREYRERYERENRRSYSRNSRRSNGGKRGRRDYSGGYSRTSGSRGKW from the coding sequence ATGAGTTTTGAAAGCTTAGGCTTATCGGAGGCCACGTTAGTGGCCGTCAGGCAGAAGGGCTTCTCAAGTCCGACGGATATTCAGAGGGAGGTAATCCCGCGCCTTCTATCGGGTGACGTCGATATAATCGGCCAGTCTCAGACGGGAACGGGGAAAACAGCGGCATTTGCGCTCCCGATAATCGAGGCTATCGATCCGAAGATAAAAGCCGTTCAGGCGATAATCCTCACGCCCACGAGGGAGCTTGCCCTCCAGGTGTCGGATGAAATCAAAAGCCTCCGCGGGAGGAAGAGGGTTTACGTTTACGCCGTCTATGGCGGCCAGCCGATAGGGCCGCAGATAAGGGCACTTGAGCGGGGGACCCACGTTGTAGTCGGAACCCCCGGCAGGGTTCTCGACCACATAAGGCGCGGGACCCTCGACCTGAGCTCCGTGAAGTTCTTCATCCTCGATGAGGCCGACAGGATGCTCGACATGGGCTTTATAGACGACATAGAGGCGATTTTCAGGGAGACGCCGAGAAAGAAGCGTGTGCTGATGTTCTCCGCCACGATGCCGCCGGAGATAAAGAGGCTCGCGAGGCGCTACATGGGTGACTACGAGGTCATAAGCGTCAGCAGCGACGAGCTCGTCCCTGAGATGGTGGATCAGGAGTACATAGAGGTCGTTCCGGCGAGGAAGCTCACGATGCTCAGGAAAATACTCGACGGAACCGGGGACTTCTACGGCATAGTCTTCTGCGCCACCAAGAGGGAAACCCGGGAGCTGAGCGAGAAGCTCAGGAGGGCCGGTTACAGTGCCGAGGCACTCAACGGCGACATGAGCCAGGCCGCACGTGAGAGAACATTCTGGCGCTTCAAAACCAAGCGAACGAGGATTCTAGTGGCAACCGATGTCGCCGCCAGGGGCCTCGACGTGCAGGACATAAACTACGTCGTGAACTACTCCCTGCCAATGACGGCCGAGGACTATGTCCACAGGATAGGCAGAACCGGCAGGATGGGCAAGAAAGGAAGGGCGGTGACTTTCATAATGCCCGGTGAGTTCAGGAGACTCCGCTACATCGCTCAGACTGCGGGCGTTGAGATACGCAAGTCCGAGCTGAGCGAGGAGATTCCGCGCGAGTACCGCGAGAGGTATGAGAGGGAGAACCGGAGGAGCTACTCCCGGAACTCAAGACGCAGTAATGGCGGAAAACGGGGAAGGAGAGACTACTCGGGAGGCTATTCAAGAACCAGTGGCTCCAGAGGAAAGTGGTGA